From the genome of Leptospira saintgironsiae, one region includes:
- the secF gene encoding protein translocase subunit SecF: MFDFIKYKYVSITFSTILIAVGFGVTFGKYGGFATSLDFDGGLRAVVEFPENVERKNLEEYFSTKNLEAVLVLMDKDKNDYQIDIGLGSVDQIKQLYIERKGKDSIEAKQASAIDALIGLLQEDFKLEKKKILSANQVGSVVGAELTSTGVSLLALTLFFIMIYLSFRFQFKFALGAILALIHDLVITIAFIGFFQIKPSVPIIAALLTLLGYSINDTIVVFDRIRENAGNLRDTFSQVINLSINQTLSRTFNTSVATLISVVAIIIGGAVELYDFAYVLTFGIILGTFSSVFIAAPLVDIYDTLSKRWKRS; the protein is encoded by the coding sequence ATGTTTGATTTTATAAAATATAAATACGTATCCATTACTTTCTCTACTATCCTGATCGCGGTCGGGTTTGGAGTTACTTTCGGAAAATATGGTGGGTTCGCTACTTCTTTGGATTTTGATGGAGGTTTAAGAGCCGTTGTTGAATTCCCTGAGAATGTAGAACGTAAAAACTTGGAGGAATATTTCTCCACTAAAAACTTAGAAGCTGTTTTGGTCCTAATGGATAAGGATAAAAACGATTATCAAATCGATATCGGTTTGGGATCGGTTGACCAGATCAAACAACTTTATATAGAAAGAAAAGGTAAAGATAGTATCGAAGCCAAACAAGCTTCTGCGATCGATGCATTGATCGGTCTTTTACAAGAAGACTTTAAATTAGAAAAAAAGAAAATCCTATCTGCGAACCAAGTTGGTTCCGTAGTAGGGGCCGAGTTGACTTCCACAGGGGTCTCTCTATTAGCCTTAACTCTTTTCTTCATCATGATCTATTTGAGCTTCCGTTTCCAATTCAAGTTTGCATTGGGAGCAATCTTAGCTCTAATTCATGACTTGGTGATCACAATCGCGTTTATCGGATTTTTCCAGATTAAGCCGAGCGTTCCTATCATCGCGGCTCTTTTGACATTACTCGGATATTCTATCAACGATACTATCGTGGTATTCGACAGGATCCGTGAAAATGCTGGGAACTTAAGAGATACTTTCTCTCAGGTAATCAATCTTTCGATTAACCAAACACTTTCCAGAACTTTCAATACTTCAGTAGCGACTTTGATTTCCGTGGTTGCGATCATTATCGGTGGAGCAGTAGAGTTGTATGACTTCGCTTATGTTCTTACCTTCGGGATCATTCTTGGAACATTCTCCTCAGTATTCATTGCAGCACCTCTCGTAGATATCTACGATACTCTGAGTAAGAGGTGGAAACGCTCTTGA
- the trpD gene encoding anthranilate phosphoribosyltransferase — protein MEIRQAIIKVLEKKHLTVSEAETTINSVMKGEVSEILLSSFLTAMRAKGETVDELLGFCLALRRNALKPKTVFPFDMLDTCGTGGDGKGTVNISTLSAIVISSLGIKVAKHGNRSVSSHTGSSDILGRLGYNTEKTQEEVESHLVDNGFAFLFAPMWHPSMKFAGPVRKELGFRTLFNMIGPLSNPFSPQYQIIGVYEPELTETFIRVLQGLGLRRALVCHSRDGLDEFSIFEKTDYTLLEDGVISRKDFDPKDLGVKDLNPAEVFTSGPDQAESLARKILAGEKIAGTHAVALNAGAGLFTLGKASSILDGYKTALEQLASGKTGAFFQNLITKG, from the coding sequence ATGGAAATTAGACAAGCTATCATCAAAGTTTTAGAAAAAAAACATCTTACAGTTTCAGAAGCGGAAACTACTATCAATTCCGTAATGAAGGGAGAAGTATCCGAGATCCTACTTTCTTCTTTTTTGACCGCAATGAGAGCAAAAGGAGAAACAGTAGATGAACTATTGGGTTTCTGTTTGGCTCTTCGCCGTAACGCGCTCAAACCTAAAACAGTTTTTCCTTTTGATATGCTGGATACTTGCGGAACCGGAGGTGATGGAAAAGGTACTGTAAACATTTCCACACTTTCAGCGATTGTGATTTCTTCTCTTGGGATCAAAGTTGCAAAACATGGAAACCGTTCTGTTTCTTCTCATACTGGTTCCAGTGATATTCTAGGAAGACTTGGTTATAATACTGAAAAAACCCAAGAAGAAGTTGAGTCACACTTAGTTGATAACGGATTTGCATTCTTATTCGCTCCCATGTGGCACCCATCTATGAAGTTTGCGGGTCCTGTTCGTAAAGAATTAGGTTTTAGGACTTTATTCAATATGATTGGACCTCTAAGTAATCCATTCTCACCTCAGTACCAGATCATTGGAGTATACGAGCCTGAGTTGACTGAAACTTTTATCCGAGTTTTACAAGGTTTAGGTTTGAGAAGAGCTCTAGTATGTCATTCTAGAGACGGACTGGATGAATTCTCCATTTTCGAAAAGACGGATTATACTTTATTAGAAGACGGGGTCATCTCCAGAAAAGACTTCGATCCTAAAGATCTGGGTGTAAAAGATCTAAATCCTGCAGAAGTATTCACAAGCGGGCCGGACCAAGCAGAGTCTTTGGCTCGAAAGATCCTGGCAGGAGAGAAGATTGCAGGCACCCACGCGGTCGCTTTGAATGCGGGAGCTGGACTTTTCACCCTGGGTAAAGCTAGTTCTATCCTAGATGGATACAAAACAGCGTTGGAACAGTTGGCTTCCGGAAAAACAGGCGCCTTCTTTCAAAATTTAATTACCAAGGGATAA
- a CDS encoding SRP-less Sec system protein has product MNKILCFLLCFSLTLPIFGQDGEEIDFLDKVSEPKKTTTSSKKTPLAKASRKKKVKKNAGKKKKAVESKETEQKESESKKKVDPEIAPEDPTQGKNSGDPNGPNETTERNLNKEVSNPEVSAEIQKPYWLNEETNLSPKNLPGFNASASSLPKEDISIREKLGEILKLGDDKKKEEEKRKAAEQKEQGAIAGFFSEHKKGIIIIAIILAFALYQFRAKGARVTRRSPVTINKVRRD; this is encoded by the coding sequence ATGAATAAGATCCTATGCTTCCTTCTTTGTTTCTCTTTAACCCTTCCAATTTTTGGACAGGACGGAGAAGAAATCGACTTTTTGGATAAGGTTTCCGAACCTAAGAAGACAACTACTTCTTCCAAAAAGACTCCTCTTGCAAAAGCTTCTAGAAAGAAAAAAGTAAAGAAGAATGCAGGTAAAAAGAAGAAGGCTGTCGAGTCCAAAGAGACAGAGCAGAAAGAATCTGAGTCCAAGAAAAAAGTAGATCCGGAAATCGCACCGGAAGATCCTACTCAGGGAAAAAATTCAGGAGATCCTAATGGACCGAATGAAACTACTGAGAGAAATCTAAACAAAGAAGTTTCTAATCCTGAAGTTTCGGCTGAAATCCAAAAGCCGTACTGGTTAAATGAAGAAACAAATTTAAGTCCGAAAAATTTGCCTGGGTTTAATGCTAGCGCCTCTTCTTTACCTAAAGAAGATATTTCTATCAGAGAGAAGTTGGGAGAGATCCTAAAACTCGGAGACGATAAGAAAAAAGAAGAAGAGAAAAGAAAGGCTGCTGAGCAAAAAGAACAAGGTGCTATCGCCGGATTTTTCTCTGAACATAAAAAAGGGATCATAATCATAGCAATCATACTTGCTTTTGCTTTATACCAATTCAGAGCCAAAGGTGCACGAGTCACTAGGCGTTCGCCTGTGACCATCAATAAAGTGAGAAGAGACTAG
- a CDS encoding bifunctional diaminohydroxyphosphoribosylaminopyrimidine deaminase/5-amino-6-(5-phosphoribosylamino)uracil reductase RibD — protein MSALLPDSIREELTRYSFISTGYSSPNPPVACVLEDANTGEILASASTQKNGQNHAEREAYRLLREKFPNGILPSHNAYVTLEPCSHYGKTPPCIDLFLEEKPVRLEYGWKDPNPLVSSRSGLSKLTEIGVDIIENTELAEISSKFLFGFRSRIERRRPAFLLKTSLSKEGYFSSGEGLREKISSSESDVFLSMLRAKVDTILVGPNTVRVDDPGLDFRIPSSLPKFSPQILSVSENASVNQNASVNLNIGRNSCKGFSGLVSAVLKYSSNPDILQIHKEKEKDYQPLRVFFLPDQNFISQNFLEKQNQINDRVGKKNAAFFLDEKKSYDPKFLSVLENLSKFPLEKVSFSDITRILEVLHSWEINTALVEGGNFLYKLFSPILSEDDAILQIRSNTVSFPKGILPEWKGKFSMEWKAELGSDLWELGRCSLD, from the coding sequence TTGAGCGCTCTCCTCCCGGATTCTATTCGGGAGGAATTGACTCGCTATTCCTTTATCTCCACCGGATATTCTAGCCCGAATCCTCCGGTGGCCTGCGTTTTAGAAGACGCAAATACAGGTGAGATCCTCGCCTCTGCTTCCACACAAAAAAACGGACAAAACCATGCAGAAAGAGAAGCATATCGTTTGCTTCGAGAAAAATTTCCGAATGGAATATTACCTTCTCATAATGCATACGTAACCTTAGAACCTTGCTCTCATTATGGCAAAACCCCTCCTTGTATTGATCTATTTCTGGAAGAAAAACCTGTTCGTTTGGAATACGGATGGAAGGATCCGAATCCTTTGGTCTCTTCGCGTTCTGGTTTGAGTAAACTAACTGAGATCGGTGTTGATATTATTGAAAATACTGAGTTAGCCGAAATCTCTTCTAAATTTCTATTTGGTTTCAGATCCAGGATTGAAAGAAGAAGGCCCGCATTTTTACTCAAAACTTCTCTCAGCAAAGAAGGTTATTTCAGTTCAGGAGAAGGTCTCAGGGAGAAAATATCTTCTTCCGAGTCAGATGTATTTCTTTCTATGCTAAGAGCTAAAGTGGATACGATCTTGGTCGGGCCGAATACTGTGAGAGTAGACGATCCGGGTTTGGATTTTAGAATACCTTCTTCTTTGCCGAAATTCTCACCACAGATTTTGAGTGTGTCTGAGAATGCCAGTGTGAATCAAAATGCAAGTGTTAATCTAAATATAGGTAGGAACTCCTGCAAAGGATTTTCCGGACTCGTCTCTGCCGTTTTAAAATATTCTTCTAATCCAGATATACTCCAGATCCATAAAGAAAAAGAAAAAGATTATCAACCACTTAGGGTTTTCTTTTTGCCGGATCAAAATTTTATCAGCCAAAACTTTTTAGAAAAGCAAAATCAGATAAACGATCGTGTCGGAAAGAAGAACGCTGCATTCTTCTTGGATGAGAAAAAATCTTACGATCCGAAATTCTTAAGTGTATTAGAAAACCTTTCTAAGTTTCCGTTAGAGAAGGTTTCTTTCTCCGATATCACAAGAATTTTAGAAGTTTTACATTCTTGGGAGATCAACACTGCACTCGTAGAAGGTGGAAATTTTCTGTACAAACTATTTTCTCCCATACTTTCGGAAGATGATGCAATCTTACAAATCAGATCGAATACTGTTTCTTTTCCAAAAGGAATCTTGCCTGAATGGAAGGGAAAATTTTCCATGGAATGGAAGGCAGAACTTGGTTCTGATCTTTGGGAGTTGGGAAGATGTTCACTGGACTAA
- the secD gene encoding protein translocase subunit SecD produces the protein MKSVQWIFVPILVVASSLTLLYPNFAERELELAVRKEFKQLPEETRKDILSNFAERWKTDYNPKGDWQIEPDPNIFPEQDYYLVKGRFITSAKINQLSQENQELILEPKNKLRPTLVEEYIFGGRPLAIRLGLDLQGGMRVVLKGDFDDYTSKLKDSYTKEIEELTRKKADTNLSEKERKEAQDKLKEIESYFELTPSRKLAELEKAKLIIDNRLTNQNLTEPQVRIQKDQDSIEVSLPGVSNSSQILDIIRNTETVEYRLREPSDSNANSRGTYHDAIELEEMTLMNQGKKEETEIVKFQNIVKQKLGKDEQDRFLAAMEKKYNIPEKYKLYVKWSRANNPKASLLPREFVVLERAISLDGKDMRNARESYDQNRLSYYVSFSLTSQGAEKFFDITSKNVGRQLAIVWGDKVISDPVIRSPIAGGNAQIDGEFGQKEATDLANVISEGALPIPLNVLEMRFIGPTLGIESIEVGLKAVLLGFALVIIFMLIIYRLSGLVADIALLVNVIVLMALLSLMGFTLTLPGFAGIILTVGMAVDANVIIYERIKEELAAGKHVSAAVAQGFENAFWTIMDSNVTTLISGILMIKLGNGPIKGFAITLCWGIITSLFTSLFLSRMIMDLLVNKFGVRKLQIGFKKLESKNV, from the coding sequence TTGAAATCTGTCCAATGGATTTTTGTTCCAATACTGGTAGTAGCGTCTTCATTGACGCTTCTTTATCCAAACTTCGCCGAAAGGGAATTGGAACTCGCAGTAAGAAAAGAATTTAAACAATTACCGGAAGAAACCCGCAAAGACATACTTTCCAATTTTGCGGAAAGATGGAAAACCGATTATAACCCGAAAGGCGATTGGCAAATAGAACCTGATCCTAACATTTTCCCAGAGCAGGATTATTATTTAGTCAAAGGAAGATTTATCACTTCCGCAAAGATCAACCAGCTTTCTCAAGAAAACCAGGAACTGATCTTAGAACCTAAGAACAAACTTAGACCTACTTTGGTAGAAGAATATATTTTCGGTGGAAGACCTTTGGCGATCCGTTTGGGATTGGACTTACAAGGTGGAATGAGAGTCGTTCTGAAAGGTGATTTCGACGACTATACTTCTAAATTAAAAGATTCTTATACAAAAGAGATCGAAGAACTTACTCGTAAAAAAGCTGATACTAATCTTTCCGAAAAAGAAAGAAAAGAAGCTCAGGACAAACTAAAAGAGATCGAAAGTTATTTCGAATTAACTCCTAGCAGAAAGCTTGCTGAGTTGGAAAAAGCGAAGTTGATCATCGACAACCGTTTGACCAACCAAAACTTGACTGAGCCTCAGGTGCGTATCCAGAAGGACCAAGATTCTATCGAGGTTTCTTTACCTGGTGTTAGCAACTCTTCTCAAATTTTAGATATTATTAGAAACACTGAAACAGTGGAATACAGATTGCGAGAACCTTCTGATTCCAATGCAAACTCTAGAGGAACTTACCACGACGCGATTGAGTTGGAAGAAATGACACTCATGAATCAAGGTAAAAAGGAAGAAACCGAGATCGTTAAATTCCAGAATATTGTTAAACAAAAACTGGGAAAAGACGAGCAGGATAGATTCCTTGCAGCTATGGAGAAGAAGTACAATATCCCTGAAAAATATAAATTGTACGTAAAATGGTCCAGGGCAAATAACCCTAAGGCATCTCTTCTTCCTAGAGAATTCGTAGTTCTGGAAAGAGCTATCTCTCTGGATGGAAAGGACATGAGAAATGCACGTGAAAGTTACGACCAAAACAGACTTTCCTATTACGTTTCCTTCTCCTTAACTTCTCAAGGTGCAGAGAAATTTTTTGATATCACTTCCAAAAACGTAGGAAGACAACTTGCGATCGTTTGGGGAGACAAAGTTATCTCTGATCCAGTAATTCGTAGTCCTATCGCAGGTGGTAACGCTCAGATCGACGGAGAGTTTGGTCAAAAAGAAGCAACTGACCTTGCAAACGTGATCAGTGAGGGTGCGCTTCCAATCCCATTGAACGTTTTAGAAATGAGATTTATCGGTCCTACTTTAGGGATCGAATCTATCGAAGTTGGATTAAAGGCGGTTCTTTTAGGATTTGCTCTAGTGATCATATTCATGCTGATTATCTATAGATTGTCCGGCTTGGTTGCTGATATTGCACTTCTTGTGAACGTGATCGTGCTGATGGCACTTCTTTCTTTGATGGGATTCACTCTGACCTTGCCTGGTTTTGCGGGGATTATCCTCACAGTGGGTATGGCTGTGGATGCTAACGTTATTATCTATGAAAGGATCAAAGAAGAACTCGCAGCAGGAAAACATGTTTCTGCAGCAGTTGCTCAAGGTTTTGAGAACGCTTTCTGGACGATCATGGACAGTAACGTTACAACTTTGATCTCAGGTATTTTGATGATCAAACTTGGAAACGGTCCAATCAAAGGATTTGCGATCACTCTTTGTTGGGGTATCATCACTTCCCTGTTTACCTCCTTGTTCTTGAGTAGAATGATCATGGATCTATTGGTAAACAAATTTGGAGTTCGTAAACTCCAGATAGGATTCAAAAAACTGGAGTCCAAAAATGTTTGA
- the pgsA gene encoding CDP-diacylglycerol--glycerol-3-phosphate 3-phosphatidyltransferase — MNPNINLPNALTVLRVASLPFFIWFLYQKEQAYHIAALVLFSLASLTDFIDGYLARKWKQETEFGKFLDPLADKIIVVGCFTTFIFLHEQIELWMVILIIGRDMLITTLRYLAIRLGKSIRTTMLGKVKTAFQMGAIILILIFFILVSSNKRILINEVYQSGKLAGMTVFGIASENAVAFVKVWQENGAPGWNELVFGLGGFVPYFGMLLTTLITVLSGIRYLLSNREVIRYSSIRRAFGKNGN; from the coding sequence TTGAATCCGAATATTAACTTACCCAACGCTCTTACCGTACTGAGAGTAGCTTCTCTTCCTTTTTTCATCTGGTTCTTGTACCAGAAGGAGCAGGCTTACCATATCGCCGCTCTGGTTTTATTTTCTCTCGCATCTCTCACAGATTTTATTGATGGTTACCTGGCTAGAAAATGGAAACAAGAGACCGAGTTCGGAAAATTTTTGGATCCACTTGCAGATAAGATCATTGTAGTAGGTTGTTTTACCACATTCATATTTCTTCATGAGCAAATCGAACTTTGGATGGTAATACTCATCATCGGAAGAGATATGCTTATTACAACTTTGCGTTATCTCGCGATCCGTTTGGGAAAATCAATCCGGACCACCATGCTTGGAAAGGTAAAGACTGCCTTCCAGATGGGAGCAATTATTCTAATTCTGATCTTCTTTATATTAGTTTCTTCGAATAAAAGAATTCTGATCAACGAGGTTTACCAAAGTGGCAAACTTGCAGGAATGACCGTTTTTGGGATCGCTTCTGAAAACGCAGTTGCATTCGTTAAGGTTTGGCAGGAAAACGGTGCCCCTGGCTGGAATGAGTTAGTATTCGGATTGGGAGGATTTGTTCCGTATTTCGGAATGCTTTTGACCACTCTGATCACCGTACTTTCAGGAATTCGTTATTTGCTCTCAAATAGGGAAGTGATCCGTTACAGCTCTATACGGAGGGCCTTCGGTAAAAATGGAAATTAG
- a CDS encoding riboflavin synthase, with the protein MFTGLIETTGKIESVQDTGDGKIFKVITTWKDPDLKNGDSISVNGACHTVTSFQDAGNKFEFYSSYKTLELTNFGSFQVGTKINLERSVQPHTRMGGHFVTGHVDLTGTILLSEEKDSGKVRRFVISHDPSFTKYFAVRGSVTVDGISLTIVDSKPGEFELVLIPETLIVTNASEAWKVRAKVNLEVDLIARYLEQLGNYK; encoded by the coding sequence ATGTTCACTGGACTAATAGAGACTACCGGAAAAATTGAATCCGTCCAAGACACTGGAGATGGTAAAATATTTAAGGTAATAACTACCTGGAAAGATCCTGATCTTAAAAACGGTGACTCTATTTCGGTCAACGGCGCCTGCCATACTGTAACTTCTTTCCAAGACGCAGGAAACAAATTCGAGTTTTATTCTTCTTATAAAACTTTAGAGCTCACCAATTTCGGATCTTTTCAAGTAGGAACAAAAATCAATTTAGAAAGATCAGTCCAGCCTCATACCAGAATGGGTGGACATTTTGTGACTGGCCATGTGGATCTAACAGGTACTATTCTTCTTTCCGAAGAAAAAGATTCAGGCAAAGTCAGAAGGTTCGTAATTTCTCATGATCCTTCTTTCACCAAATATTTTGCGGTCCGGGGTAGCGTAACTGTAGACGGAATTTCTCTCACCATAGTGGATTCTAAACCGGGAGAGTTTGAACTAGTTTTGATCCCAGAGACTCTTATTGTCACCAATGCCTCGGAAGCATGGAAAGTCAGGGCCAAGGTAAACTTAGAGGTAGACCTGATCGCGAGATATTTAGAGCAACTCGGTAATTATAAATAG
- the yajC gene encoding preprotein translocase subunit YajC gives MLSNFQNLLILAQADPAGAQGGGFNTLLFIPILFIILYFIVIRPQRNEEKKRKSMIESLQKGDVVITSSGIHGKVVEFKDNNESVVLAIAKDTNVTFNSSTILRKKEKEKEA, from the coding sequence ATGCTTAGCAATTTTCAAAATTTACTAATATTAGCCCAAGCTGATCCAGCTGGAGCACAAGGTGGCGGATTTAATACTCTATTATTCATCCCGATCCTATTTATCATTCTGTATTTTATAGTGATCCGCCCTCAAAGAAACGAGGAAAAGAAAAGAAAATCGATGATTGAGAGCCTACAAAAAGGGGACGTAGTCATCACTTCTTCCGGGATCCATGGTAAGGTGGTAGAATTTAAGGACAATAACGAATCTGTTGTTTTGGCAATCGCTAAGGACACCAACGTTACCTTCAATTCCAGCACGATTTTAAGAAAGAAGGAAAAAGAGAAAGAGGCGTAA
- the rimO gene encoding 30S ribosomal protein S12 methylthiotransferase RimO — MDKKFYITTLGCPKNTVDSMSMHHSLLEEGFLPATKPEESDFHLINTCTFIRSATEETIQTILGAAHAKKQEGQKLVVVGCFAERYPKDISAEIPEVDLVFGTGKYSQAGKIIKEAFRRDISSPAKTEFNLDIVERMKLSPEIENYSKPYAYVKVSDGCNRGCAFCIIPSLRGKFVDSPLEEILKDTKRAIAAGAKEICLVSQDTVYYGKDSDKLLDMIKAVSDIENLEILRLLYLYPDKKTEKILRLMGETPKIAPYLESPLQHVSERVLKNMNRSGGYSQFRDLYSLAREMRPDLEIRTSFILGFPGETGEDVDEILRFVEETRPEKLNLFSYSPQEGTKGADLTQTVSDKEKAKRINLIRDAHLKILQEIHESRIGKTYTAIVDGLEGNTAIVRRLQDAPEIDEVVYVEDPSLKPGTIGKVKIESFYEYDMMGTWLES; from the coding sequence TTGGATAAAAAGTTCTACATTACCACTCTTGGATGTCCCAAAAATACCGTGGACTCCATGAGCATGCACCACTCCCTTTTGGAAGAAGGTTTTCTTCCGGCTACAAAACCGGAAGAGTCTGACTTCCATCTGATCAATACCTGTACTTTTATCCGCTCTGCTACGGAAGAAACCATCCAAACAATACTTGGTGCTGCCCACGCCAAAAAACAAGAAGGCCAGAAGTTAGTCGTAGTAGGATGTTTTGCTGAAAGATATCCTAAAGATATCTCAGCAGAGATCCCGGAAGTGGATCTGGTTTTTGGAACCGGAAAATATTCCCAAGCTGGAAAGATCATCAAAGAGGCTTTCCGTAGAGATATTTCTTCTCCTGCAAAAACCGAATTCAATTTAGATATCGTAGAGAGGATGAAACTTTCTCCTGAGATAGAAAATTATTCCAAACCTTATGCATATGTAAAAGTTTCGGATGGTTGTAACAGGGGTTGTGCATTCTGTATCATTCCATCTCTTCGTGGAAAATTCGTAGATTCTCCTTTAGAAGAAATCCTAAAAGATACTAAAAGAGCGATCGCTGCAGGTGCAAAAGAGATCTGTTTAGTTTCCCAAGATACAGTGTATTACGGAAAAGATTCAGACAAACTTTTGGATATGATCAAAGCTGTTTCGGATATCGAAAATCTTGAAATTTTAAGATTATTATATTTATACCCTGATAAGAAGACTGAAAAAATCCTAAGACTCATGGGCGAAACCCCTAAGATCGCTCCTTATCTAGAATCTCCTCTCCAACATGTTTCCGAAAGAGTATTAAAAAACATGAATAGAAGTGGGGGATATTCCCAATTCAGGGATTTATATTCTCTTGCAAGAGAAATGAGACCTGATCTTGAGATCAGAACTTCTTTCATCTTAGGTTTTCCTGGAGAAACAGGAGAAGATGTGGATGAGATCCTACGTTTTGTAGAAGAAACTCGTCCTGAAAAACTGAATTTATTCTCTTATTCTCCTCAGGAAGGAACTAAAGGTGCAGATCTTACTCAAACAGTTTCTGATAAGGAGAAGGCGAAAAGGATCAATCTGATCCGAGATGCCCATTTGAAAATCCTACAAGAGATCCACGAATCCAGAATAGGTAAAACTTATACTGCGATCGTAGATGGACTGGAAGGTAACACAGCAATTGTCAGACGTTTGCAAGATGCTCCTGAAATAGACGAAGTGGTTTATGTAGAAGATCCTTCCTTAAAACCAGGAACAATCGGGAAAGTGAAAATCGAATCTTTTTACGAATACGACATGATGGGAACTTGGTTGGAATCTTGA
- a CDS encoding helix-turn-helix domain-containing protein: MNQKRVGQILREAREEKKLTVKDVSKDTNISVKYILALETEDYAQFPGETFTIGFLKNYGSYLKLDTGMLINLYRGEKIEESQAPLEELTKPTSNFYYDLNFDKNKLITAISVLMVAIAAVLLYTFIDSSSSGDDVAEESGRRLEIPENIDFINRSVPETRPESFILTANQGVSFSASNQQCKLFISSVEQGSDTNTAVLAFNVYPELTVYKFRLSEGQEKVLSYSIPEISSLRRSIRIAAQSVTGSSAKVLVSLSEEEKQGTTVQSNPQGEDSTKTLGDVPIQVTLFFSKPSYAEFMIDGQMGFRGLVQGGENKTLEAKDRLEIKVGDGSAVEMIQNGKPKVVLGRPGKLVKKVYIKTPNPYDSTQFIIKELGE; encoded by the coding sequence TGTAAAGGACGTATCTAAGGATACGAATATTTCCGTTAAGTATATTCTCGCATTGGAGACTGAGGACTATGCTCAGTTCCCCGGAGAAACTTTTACCATAGGTTTCCTAAAAAACTACGGTAGTTATTTAAAGTTAGATACGGGGATGCTGATCAATTTATACAGAGGTGAGAAGATAGAAGAATCTCAAGCTCCTCTGGAAGAACTCACCAAACCTACTTCTAATTTTTATTATGATCTAAATTTCGATAAGAACAAACTAATCACTGCTATCTCTGTTCTGATGGTGGCAATTGCTGCAGTTCTACTTTATACCTTTATCGATAGCTCTTCTTCTGGTGACGATGTCGCGGAAGAAAGTGGAAGAAGGTTAGAGATCCCTGAAAACATAGATTTTATCAATCGTTCTGTTCCGGAAACAAGACCTGAAAGTTTTATCTTAACAGCGAACCAAGGTGTGAGCTTCAGTGCTTCTAACCAACAGTGTAAACTTTTCATTTCTTCCGTAGAACAAGGATCTGATACGAACACTGCAGTTCTTGCTTTTAATGTGTATCCTGAATTGACTGTTTATAAATTCAGATTGTCCGAAGGACAAGAAAAGGTTCTTAGCTATTCTATTCCTGAAATTTCTTCCTTGCGTAGAAGTATCCGAATCGCCGCTCAAAGTGTGACTGGAAGTTCTGCAAAAGTTTTAGTTTCTTTAAGTGAAGAAGAAAAACAAGGTACTACTGTACAGTCTAATCCTCAAGGAGAGGATTCCACCAAAACTTTAGGTGACGTTCCGATCCAAGTTACATTATTTTTCTCTAAGCCAAGTTACGCTGAGTTCATGATCGATGGTCAAATGGGATTTAGAGGTCTTGTACAAGGTGGAGAAAATAAAACTCTAGAAGCGAAAGATCGTCTGGAGATCAAAGTAGGTGATGGTTCCGCAGTGGAGATGATCCAAAACGGAAAACCTAAAGTGGTTTTAGGACGCCCCGGAAAATTAGTTAAGAAAGTTTATATAAAAACACCAAACCCTTACGATAGCACTCAGTTTATCATTAAGGAGTTGGGCGAGTAA